The genomic window tcttcttatttcattttgttaTAATTCCTTCTTATTTCACTCTCttaaaaggaataaaactaagataaagagaagaaaaatcaaacaaaaaagaagaagaaaaacataaTGATGCAAAATCATCAAGGAGAGGaggagaaaaagacaaaaaatgcACAACAAAAAAGAATGGCGATGAGAAAAAAACACgcgaagaaaaaagaaagaagaggagaaagaggcgGAACGTGAAGAAGAAAAAGACGACGACAATAATGTAAAACCCGGCGCgtgaatgtaaatgacttgattGGAAGAATGACATGCGCGCGTATAATTACGCTCTTTTAATGAGAGTGTTTTGTTGGTGTTGAGTCTACTTGGTTGAACTTGGATGACAATAATGCTTAAATGTGTCGCAGATCTCATTAAATTAATTAAGACGTGATCTCCATATTAGTGAGTCACAAGGAAATGGTGGGTAAAATATTTtcttataaatttaatattactATCAATGTAAAATAATTTATATGTACATTAAATCACGTAATgttacactaataaaaataaaagtatatatattcaAATAGGCTCCTAAAAAATTTTACATCGATTGtctctaaaaaaattattacGTTGAGAtccttaaattttcaaaaaataagatATATAGACCATTACGTCACATTTTTGAGAATCTATTTGtccaaataaaaataatagatcAAACCAAAGTAGAGACTTATATGTTTTACTTTTGTAAAGTCCAGAAACctcaatataataaaaaattttcaaaaaaaaaatgtccaatgtaaaattttttaaaaacctaTTTAAATATATACTCTAAAANNNNNNNNNNNNNNNNNNNNNNNNNNNNNNNNNNNNNNNNNNNNNNNNNNNNNNNNNNNNNNNNNNNNNNNNNNNNNNNNNNNNNNNNNNNNNNNNNNGTATTCCTTTATTTTCACTTTAGTCCCCTAATAGCCCAATATATAAAAAGTTTAGCCGTATTTTGCAACTGAATCCAAAAATAAAATTGCAACAAAGGAAGAAAATAGTAGCAGAAGGAGCAGACGCGCGAGAGAGAGGCGTGAGGAGGACGGCGAAATCCAAAACCAAAAGCAGATGAAAGAAAACGGCTTGACAGACAGGCATGCATGAGCATATGCAAATGAAAAGAAATGTCTCAAAGAACCTACACTCTGGGTCCCACAAACCCCCTCTTCCTTATCATTGACCCCANNNNNNNNNNNNNNNNNNNNNNNNNNNNNNNNNNNNNNNNNNNNNNNNNNNNNNNNNNNNNNNNNNNNNNNNNNNNNNNNNNNNNNNNNNNNNNNNNNNNNNNNNNNNNNNNNNNNNNNNNNNNNNNNNNNNNNNTACTGTTGTAATTTCTGCAGTTTGATACGATATCGATGACTATATGTAaagaaaatagtattttttaaCGACCttaattaaaaattgataaatGTAAATATTTGATCATgatttgtgaataaataattttttaaaaattttcattaAAAGCAATTTTACACCTCTTAGACATTACTTGTAAATTtgctaataaaaaaaaatatataaataatgctCCAACGATAAATTTAGGTATGAGGTATCACACCTAAAATTCTAGGCACAAAAAGCAAAAAGTTAAACCAACCTGTTACACCATTTCATATTCTTTATTTATATAATATGCAAAtacaaattacaaaaatttaTAGCCTCTCCAATAAGTANNNNNNGAgagtgataaaaataaaattcagctTAATATattaaggattttttttttcaatcatatccaaTCAAATTGAGTTGATctaatgattaattttttaatctgttaaaataaatgtgaaattcgtaataatttattgactaataacaaatttttgaataaaaattcgATCtactataaattaatttttaatatgacTGATTAAGAAATATGGTAAAAAAACCAAATAAAGTTGAAGAATCCAAAAATTTTAGAGTATTTATGTAAATTGATTTTTGTCTGAGGATAttccaaagcaaacaaacaagcaacaagaaaaatataaaataaataaataaataaataaataaataaaagaaataaacaacAACAGTGAAATACCCAAAAAGGAGTGTTAGGGGCAGCCacttttgtgatttatagctAGAAGAAAGGGAATGCTTCTCCATCCATTTTGTTCATTCGTTCAttttctgattctgattctgatttgatttgattcattcTCGAGTGTGAGAGTCTTGTTATTAACACTACCATAACACAAACAAAACAAACCCGTTGCGCGTGGTtttgcttctcttcttcttcactttAATGCTGGGTTTGTATCCCTTCCTACCTAGATCTCTCATTTTCTTCATGTTTTAATTTTACGCAATTTCAGATTCTCTctgtgtttttgttttttctattaAAGCAGTAGAAATTGAAGGGAAAATGTAGAACACTGTTCTTCGTTTTGGCACATTTCCacattttcttttgttgttaccgtttcttttttttttttaagtttgtgtTGATGTTTCTATGAACGCATAACGTTTGGcggttaaactttttttttttaaattttattcaagttGGTTTTTTATGGCAAATGTAGCAAGTGTTTGAAGGatttagttcttttttttttttttgagaataaaaataaaattgaaaattagTTTCCTAATTTGCTAAGCTTTTATTGATACCGTCCATGTTGGGATTTCATTTCTTAGGTGTTTTGTTTTAGCATTTTAGGGAATCTGAGTAAGATACAGATTGTATTCAACTGTTTCTTTTTGCTGTGTCTATCTGTTTCCCTCGTGAATTAATTCAAATGAGTTTTCTGATAATCAGATATGAATGAACTTTGTAATTTTGTTCCAATATATTCAGGTGCTGTTTCAGAGTATCAGTAATGTGAATTTTGAAATGGATTTTCACACAAGTCTCTGTTAATGATCTTTAAGTTCAAGCTATTGGATTTTCTATTTGTGTATGCTGACTTAGTTTGTGATGGTGGTTTTGCTTTTAGCAGCTCTCTTCTAAGAAAGCAAAGTAGGATTCCCTGTTCCTTTTGTTGGCTTGTTGAGGATTTTTATGTTGTGTTCATCATCTTGTTTgctgataattttttatttattattccaAGTTAAGTATGTGAACCTAACATTGAttgaacctttttttttttaatctatttgCAGCATCTTTATAATTACAGTTCTTTATGTGATATTGGGATATGGAGAGGGTTGCAGAGCTGAAGGCACCTCCACGGACCTTGCCTACACTGGTGGAGGTATCAAATGCACACATGGCTGCAGCAAAGGAGGCTGGTCAGAGACGAAATGGGCCGGAGGTTGTAAGTGTTCGTGTGAACTATGGAAGAGAAGTGAATCAGTTGTCAAAAGCCAGGGATATGCCTGCTATGCGTCTGGCTTCCATCAGAGAAGTGGCTCAGTTGTCAAATGCACGATTCTTTTTGGAAAGAGATGATATGGTATTCGAATCTCGGAGCTCTGAAGAATCTCTCTGTTTTGCCCCGGCACCCCCTGGAATGTGGAAAGGAAAGGCCTCTTTACTAGAACCAGaagaactggtgcttgattttgaCTCATTGAAGAGAAGCAGTGATTCATTGGAGGACAGTGGTTCTAGTTCATTTGCCGGTGCCAGTCATCCCCCGGAACCTGTTGATACAGATCTTATGAGAACGGTCTATGTACCAATAGGTCAAGGCAAAGCTGAGGCTAGATGCTTAATGAAGAGCATGTCCATGAAGGGTCCTTTCATAGAAGATCTCTCAATTCATGTTCCTGCAAAGAAACCAAGCCCAGCTGTTGTATCCCCTGAAGAAAGTCTTGTTGAAGAATTTAATGACATGAGACATGTATCCTCACCAATTTGGGGTCCTCGAGAATCACAGAATACCGAGAACTCTATACTCCCTGCAGATTCTGAGGAAAAGGAATGTGTTTGGGATGCTTCTTTGCCTCCTAGTGGCAATGTGAGTCCACTTAGCAGCATTGATAGCACCGGCATTGTCAGAGCAATGAGCATCGTTAATAGTTGTGCAAGTACATATCGGAGTGACGCAATGACTAGTGATGGCATGCTTAGTTTAGACAGAAACTGTGATAGTACTAAAGGGAGTATAAGGGGGGATTCACTGGAGAGTGCGAAAACTAGTGCTAGTCGGCCAAGTGATAGCAGCGGCCTTAGTGATGACAGCAACTGGAGCAACATCACTGGTAGTGCCAATAAGCCTCACAAAGGAAATGATCCTAGGTGGAATGCTATCCTTGCCATCCGATTAAGGGATGGAATTCTAGGCATGAGTCACTTCAGGTTACTCAAACGACTTGGCTGCGGAGATATTGGAAGTGTGTATCTCTCGGAGCTGAGTGGAACACGCTGTTATTTTGCGATGAAAGTTATGGATAAAGCGTCCCTAGCAGTCAGAAAGAAGCTCACTAGAGCACAGACAGAGAGGGAGATACTGCAGTTGCTGGATCATCCATTTCTACCAACTTTGTATACACATTTTGAGACTGACA from Arachis ipaensis cultivar K30076 chromosome B09, Araip1.1, whole genome shotgun sequence includes these protein-coding regions:
- the LOC107618569 gene encoding serine/threonine-protein kinase D6PK, whose product is MERVAELKAPPRTLPTLVEVSNAHMAAAKEAGQRRNGPEVVSVRVNYGREVNQLSKARDMPAMRLASIREVAQLSNARFFLERDDMVFESRSSEESLCFAPAPPGMWKGKASLLEPEELVLDFDSLKRSSDSLEDSGSSSFAGASHPPEPVDTDLMRTVYVPIGQGKAEARCLMKSMSMKGPFIEDLSIHVPAKKPSPAVVSPEESLVEEFNDMRHVSSPIWGPRESQNTENSILPADSEEKECVWDASLPPSGNVSPLSSIDSTGIVRAMSIVNSCASTYRSDAMTSDGMLSLDRNCDSTKGSIRGDSLESAKTSASRPSDSSGLSDDSNWSNITGSANKPHKGNDPRWNAILAIRLRDGILGMSHFRLLKRLGCGDIGSVYLSELSGTRCYFAMKVMDKASLAVRKKLTRAQTEREILQLLDHPFLPTLYTHFETDRFSCLVMEYCPGGDLHTLRQRQPGKHFSEYAARFYAAEVLLALEYLHMLGVVYRDLKPENVLVRDDGHIMLSDFDLSLRCTFSPTLIRTSDGDPKRGGAFCVQPVCIEPSSACIQPACFIPRLFPQKNKKSRKPRVEPGLPSSTMPELVAEPTQARSMSFVGTHEYLAPEIIKGEGHGSAVDWWTFGIFLHELLYGKTPFKGSGNRATLFNVVGQQLRFPESPATSYASRDLIRGLLVKEPQNRLGVKRGATEIKQHPFFEGVNWALIRCSTPPEVPRPVETEPPPKFAPIDNTAAAAAAAVSSTSKRMVGTEMRPEGKFLDFEFF